GCCAGCTTACCCATATGCTTGATCTGCAGCTGGACTGTAGTCAAAATCCAAATTGTCTAATGTCcaatttttatgcatttatttatttattttaaagctgctaGCTTAGGCTgctatacattttatttattataaaagaGGTTTTAATGTTATTCATTTGCACAAACACAAGTAGGATTTGCAGTGGCATGCATAGCTTTATATTTACTCTGTTTCAAAATAGGCCTACACATGCTAATTGATATATTTTCCcttccttttgccttcagaactgcagagattttggtccatattggcatGCCATGGgggcactgtggtcataaagagatggacatgatcagcaacaatacaCAGGTAGGCTGTGGAGTTTGAACAAGGCTCAGCTGACAAtaagaggcccaaagtgtgccaagaaaatatccagcacTTAttgcaccaccagcagcctgaaccactgatactaatggatccatgctttcatgtcatttacaccaaattctgaccctgccatccAAATGGTGCAAGAAAATTGAGACTTCCACACTGTAATATACTCAATAAACTTTGAACACTCTGAGCAGACATCGAAGGCTGCCAGACTTGTAGCTTTGATTAAAAACTATTCAGggaaattttttaaagtggaaatttaaatataaaatacctGCAGCATCATAAGCCTCAGCTCTACTTTGTGTTTAATGCTGACTAGCAATGTTTTGCATGCTAAACTGGGATGGTAAACATGATAAACTTTATAAACATCAGAATATTAGCACaagcatgttagcatgctaatatTATCATTAAGCACTGCTCTGCTGCTATGCTAGCCCCTTCAAAGTCTCCCTTTATAAAAGGTTACACTGCTCCTTCTCCATTTGAATTGCTTTTTGAAACTCTTTCTGATctgtgtatttaattttatttcatggCAGAGGACAAATCTGGCCGGTAAGCTGGGTGGTGAGCAACACTCGTACTGGCTTGACCATAAATAGCTGACTGGCTCATGATGGCATACAAAACAGTTTAGGTCTTTTACACTGAATGTTCTAACTCAGAGGCCTCAGGACATTACAGTAGAATGCAGTGATGACAGTCTGGCCCTGGGTGATGAATTCAAGGTGCACAACCCTGTGAAGGTTGAAGAAAATTTCAAGCATGCTCCTGACCTGATATGCCACCTTCAGGCTAGCAAACTGGACCGTTCCTCTGAAAACTGCTATTTGGTCTGAGGGTCATAGCTGGAGAGCCACAAGCTCTCATCACCACTGATTACCCTTGACATGAAGGTTGGGTTTGAGAATGAAGTTTGCTCTTTGCACAAGTTTGAAGCCCATGGTGAAATCAAAAAGGCACAATGGGATTTCCAGGGAGTTCTCCAAACATAACAGGAGATGTGGGAGTGTTGCACAAGGAGACAGCCTTGAAGGGGAAAACAGCCCAATTAAATTTAAGTCAAGTATGGTTTTCGTTTTTTTTATGGGAATTGTGAAATATTTTGGGCAGACTCACAGAGTCATGCATGGctgtaaactgtttttttttgtttgcttgtttgattGGTTGAGCAGAATAATTCCTATTCTTCAGACCCTTTAAGATCAtttcaattaaaaagaaaacaaaactctcCCCATCCCCGAGTGTTCACAGGTTAAAAGTTTAGGGAAGTCCTAAAAAAATTCCTAAAATTTACATTCCAGTGGCACAGTAAGTTTTGCTAAACAGCAGTTTCTGTTCCCTCGAGTCAGAACCACTGAATGATGATTAAATGCTAAAATTTTGCATAGCACACGTAAAGCAGACTCAGCCAGTACATTCACACTTTCAAAATTTGCAAACACAGGTTATAGGTTATAGCAGAACAATTAGCACTGTAGTTACAAACTGTTATTAATTATGCCGTGGGATATTGTatcaataatgaaaaaaaaaaaaaaaaaagactgcctGACATATCGCTGAATGTAAAAACTGGATCCTCTTTGACAGCGCTCCTGTACCATGCTGTCTTAATCGGACCCCTGCTGAGAACACCGGCCACCGACCCCCACTTAGCGAAAGGGCAAACACTCCCAAGAGGATCCTACAGCTCATCATGACAGAGAGGATCATCATGATGCTGATTCTGCCTCTGTCATTGTATTCATATGAATGGTGGGAAGAGGATGGTTTCACAGATCTTTCCTGCTGTGGCCAATTCCACATCCCCTTTTACAGATATCAAGACATACAATTCAATCAGCACAAGAAGTTTTCCATAATAAAAATTGTGATCCTATACATGCAAATGCAGACGTTCCCTGTGGAAAGTCATACACTAAATCCCCATTGGCAAAACGAGTCGACATCAACATGATATCTTGTCAGTCAGGTCTAATTCTGTATTCAAACTTAATGGCTCCTGACAAGCATTTCACCAGTCGACAGGGGACCAGAGGGAATGTGCCACAGTGTGCATGACCACTCAGCAAATTCACATTTAGCATTTCATTCCTCCTGCTTGGAGAGAATGAATTATTCATCCTTGATTCTATCACATTGATCCACACAGACAAAACTCcctaaaaccccccaaaatgttaaatgttaaatggttTGTACATCTCGCCCCTTGCTCCAGGGACAGCGCACGTTTTTCCACTGTATCTGTCTAATTCTGACATTCTCCTTCTATCCTTGACCCCCTTCCTCACTCCCTCTGTTATCTGAAATCATCTTAGGCCCTCCTTAGATTCTATTCATCAGAGCAGAAAGAAGCAGGCGCTGAcattgatataaaaaaaataccatcTGTGCCTCGCAGGGGTAAAAGGAGCGAAagagaatgagacagaaaagaaagagaggggcTTCAAATAAAACTGGCTCCGTTGTCTCCCTCTTGTCCCCCCTCGTCAATGCCATTTCAATTGAAAAGCGCAGTGGTAATTAAATTCCAGCAGGGGTTAGGGGCAACTGTGCGGCATGCTGACGGGGGGCTGCCCTGACAAAGATGACACAATTCAAGAGGACAGAGGGGGCGCCAGGCAGAAAAGGAGGGAGGGTGACAAATGTCGTATATTCACGTACACTGCCAGATTTGTACTACTCAATCtttgtgacatttaaaaaaaaaaaaaaaagaagaaaaacataaaatgaaataGATATTCAGACTCAACTGAATCCCCCAATGACCTTTTCCGCAAATCAGGGAAATTCTAAACAGATCCGTCTTCTCTATCTGCGGCATTTGCAGAATACTCTGTAATGCTTTCAAGGGAGCGATTAGGTGGAGAAGAATTTGGGAAagctggtttgtgtgtgtgtgtgtgtgtgtgtgtgtgtatgtcagcACAAACATGTGACTCAGAAGGACACTCGTCATTGATTCATATTATAGTAGTGCTAATCCAGAGGCTCCAGAGAAAGCCACACACTCCTGCTTTCCCTCTTTCCCCCTTCTGTATTAGCAAAACAACGCAGCCGGTTAGTCTTGCACTGGAAAAATTAACAGAGCATATTACTGACATTTTACCAAACTGCTGGAGAAATTAAAGATGCTCTCAGAAAGAAGCACAACTGAAATCACAGTAAATTCTGCATTTTAGCACGTTTTATGCAAAGCAAAATTAAAGAGCAAGGCAGCAGCACGtggtgggattcagaagctcgTTTCAAAATGGTTTGCATCTGccttaataataattaatgaaagtCAAGTCTGATATGTGAGTCTCACTTTCCTTGAATATATCCTGTAAAATAATGTCTCACCTTCATTCCCAGCAATATTACATGCTGCAATGCCAAGAGAGTACACTAAAATACACTAAAATATGCTGGCGCCTACTGCTTTAAACATTTGGAAGAAAATGTAACTTAATCCTACCAGTGTTTCACTTCCACATCGGTCAATTTTATGAGAGCTGTCTTCTGCAGATCCCCTTTCATAAAAAGCATTTGTGCAACTCTgatgccacctactggacttaGAAGTCAGTACACATGCTGTTAACCCTTAATACATTTAGACTGAATGAGAACCGTCacccaaaacacaacacatagtTAATTGTTCTTCATAGCTTTAAACATTGAGATTAGTCCCCCCCATTCAGGAAACTTTTAACCTCAGTCCAACTCTGCCCAGATTGAAATGCTCCTTGGTCCATTCTGCCAACTTTATTAGTTCAGTATACCTCAGGTCTTGAGGtgataaaaaaaagtccactgctACATCTGTTCTCTTGCAGCCACTGCCACAGGTCAGTCTTAGTAGTGATTTAAAATCTCCAGGATTTCCTCTTTAATGGCGATGGGAGAGTGCTGCTGGACACCTGGCCCACCAATGCTCGTTTCCCAGCAGTCATAGCCACAGTCTCTCAAATCTTGCACTGTACTCTGGACAATCAGGGAGTCGGTTTCTATAAAATAAGCAAGTTATAATAGGTAATGTGAGAAAGAGTCAAGACAGGATAAAAATAAGTCACTTCAGTTAAGAAGCTAAGACAAGAATATAAGGACTTGGTATGCTCTGTGAGACTGCACCAAACATCTGCTGCTTTTTGCAAAGGAAATTGTCCAAAACAGGATGGTCTGGACATCATCTCAACAGTAAGGATGCAGCTGTACAGTAACACTGACAGTAACCACACAGGCTGCTCTGAAAATGGAAAGCTTTGGATTCAAGAGCAGCTTTAAAacataaagataaaataatCCTTCCTTCCGTAACTCAAAGAGCTGCACTACTAAGAGCTGCAAATACCCTCTGAGAGCATTTAGACTAGACAGATATGAAACAATCTACTTGAAAGTAGCTGCAATTCCCTCACTCAAAAACATTTgctaagaaaacaaataaaaaagcattTGGAAATCTATTTGGAGTGGTTAAGACTTATTAAAATTCAGTATGCTACAGGCTGCAGGCATAAACAAAGGCTGAACTTGCAGGTTTCTTTGCTTGTTTGCTTTGTCAAAAAGCGGATGATATAAAGTTTTCTCGTAACCAAATGCATGATAATACCTGCACACCAAAGACCTTTTCTTGCACAGCCTTCTCATCATTTTCTGCCACTCAAATTATTTCGCAGGCAAAGAGTGAAGAAgagtttgagaaaaaaaaaccctcactgTCAGCAGGAGTCTGACAGTTTAGCTCTTCAAACATCCCTCGTCaaaattaattcattattagACCAAAGACCAATCAGTTGAAGGATGTGGTAAAATGAGGGATTAATTTGAATTATGCAAGTCATCTAAACAGGAAAGGTAATTATAACAGCAGATAAAGTAcattccttaaaaaaataaataaataaaaaaatctgttcaaCTTTACTCTCTacataatcatttaaaaaaaaaaaaaaaaaaaaaagctcagtgaCAATCACAGTGGTCTGCAGCACCTGGTCTCAGAAGCGTGATGccacagcctcctcctcctgcacctGTTAGCTTGCTGTGGAGCCCTTTGGCCAATGTGACCTGGCACAGTGTGTCCAGGGCAGGGTGCCCCACACCCATCACATTCAGATGGTGCTGGTTGATATCAATGAGCTCCTGTTAAGGATATCAGACAGCTGTAATTAATTCATACGGAGAAACATCAGCTATGTGGGCATGAACATGGTTTCCCTGGTTTAGATATTTTTCTATCAAAGGCATAACAGTTAACAACACTAGCTAATGTTAGCCTAGAAATAAACTCCACTTGATGGCTATTTAGGTTAGCCAGCTAGCTTATACTTGGGTAGCTAGCAACTGTATCATATCTGAGTGTAAATGCTATTTGACTAACCTGTTAATGAGGTCGATGATACTTATTTATGTATGATGTAAAATAGTCTTGACTTTACctaataatttattttgcaaAACAAAGTGAATGCATAACTAGCAGTTCTTGCACTGGTCACTTCGTAACATCAAATTCAGCTTTATCTCAGTATATGTGGTAGTCTCTTGGCCACTGTACCCCAcacagtaatgtgcaaaagtcttgtgtCACCCCTCATTCTTTACATTGCGCTTGGAAAATGGGGGAAGGTGCAGTGATttgctgaaatgtgcaaacatacatggaaatactgtatataagacaaaaacagagtttgcacaattctaatgagtttgaaagtcaatatttatttttattttccagcagagcctgaactctcttaggcagctttcttcttatttctttaagtagtcttcaggaatagttctccatgcttcctgaaggacagtcaaagctcttctctggataGTGGTtgacttttgttctgttctctgtcaaaatgatcccacgctgcttcaataatgttaggtctgggctctggggaggccaatgcatgactgacagtgttccattgtctgtttttctatccagatgTCCTTTTATTGCACTGACAGATCAAcatcaaactgaaaaatgaagctgttgccaatcagacacttccAGATGGAATTGCATGGTGGCTCGAAAACTGAtgatacttttctgtgttcttaattccatcagttttctccaacaccactggctgaaatgcagccccaaaccataacagagcctccaccgtgttttacagatggctgtaggcactgttgtacctctctcctgaccgcCTTCATACAttttgatgacaatttgaagcAAACAtttggcttcttgacagccacccttccactgagaccatttctgacgaggcttcagtgaacagtagatgaatagactgaagggccagatgcatctctctggtcctgtgtcaggtctttgctggattttcccCTATTTCTTgagaacatgactttcagatatggttcatctgctgtaaatagtttttaggcctgccccttcttcttttgtcctccacttgtccagtttcctcagattttcaaggacacactgcacaccatgctgagctATCCCAATTTATCAGCTGATAGTTCTTTGGAAAACACCTTGCATgtacaaaaatactattttatgcctgtcaaactgttctttggcatttttcagagATTCATCTcaagaaatcagaacaaattatttgtttttgcagcaggctgctagtaacaaagtgcctaaaggcccaatttaaaatcaatttCACTGCTTAGCTGTgtgttatgtgcagacacaacactggttcatacCTTGAgttaggtcagtgttaagtggctcaacaaacaaaaaaaacattcctctgaaaatgctcaggtacaaggactggactgaaaatgagcgaaaaagcagccaatgtgcaaagaaaaactgtgaaagaccttcagaaagtctggagaactattgttcaagaccactttttaaaaaaaatactcccGTCTCActcattggaagcaaaatataaagaaatgaggggtggttcaagaTGTTTGCACGGTATTATACATTACATACAGTTGAATGTTTATTTTGGATGCAGAGgatcatcaaaaataaatatcaatgacAACTAATGTCATGTTAATAATGCAAGATACTTTACAAACTCTTAATATTTTGTACCTCTAGAATATTGTAATGCTCTCCTGTGATGGGCTCACAGGTCATCTCTGAGAGGACCTTCTCACAAGTGCAGGAAATGGCATCAACTGAGTCAAGAACGGGGCCCATGATGGATGGAAACTAcaggaggggaaaacaaaaacaaaagaaacttgTGCAATATGATAACCATCTGTGCACgcgatttttaaaaataaatcgtGGCTGCCTTTTGACGGATAAGCTGCATAAAAATACAGATTCTAAGATGGCAGGTTTGACTTGTGCTCCAGCTTGATCACAACACTGTCACAACACCATTCAGGCCAAATTCTCTGTCTGAGACAGAAAACTGCACACCTGCTGGTGTCACCAAGGCAACAGCACACAGGGGTGCCGGCTaagagtttaattttaatattttatgaagGCACTCAACACCACGCTCAGGAGTATCTGCCAAGCAAAAGCACTGCCTATTATATTAATTACAGTGTCAGCAAGTAACACACGGGGGAGGAAGAAACCATTTAGTACCTTGTTAATTTTGTCCTTCACACCGGCAACAAGTACCTTGGTGCTTCGTGGTACTTTGGTATTAGTGAGGAGGATTCTTAATAATGGCACCCTGGAAGTAAAACAGACAGATCAGAGAGTTCATTCAGATGTATTGTTATGGTGCTTTGCTGATGTACTAATTTTGTCCAGAAAGTGAGTTTGTTAATTGACCctttaaatgaaatcaaattaatAATCCTTCTTTAGTACCTGCTCAGTGGTATTATCTTTCCAGCCAAGAATCTGAGCATGCCGCCTACAAAAACCAAACCATAATCATTAAAATCATAATCATCAGAGGACAATGAACAGTGACAGTGGAACACTCTGATGTGTACATGAAAGAGTGTGGTATAAAATTAAAGGAAGGTGTAAGAAGCTACATATTTTAATGCCTCACCCCACGTTCCTACAGCGTTGTCCACTCCTGAAGGATTACCGTGGATGATCATCTCCCCTTGGAAAGCCCAACTATTGATTAGCTCCAGGTCCTCCTGACACCACCtgcaatcattttaaaataaaaggaagTTTACCAAAACTCTTTTATAACCAGCTGCCTCCCTATAATctaaggatactttggtatatagaatagaatgcctttattgtcattatacaggatgtacaatgagattggagtatATAGGTGGGACACACAACTATATGCTCACTAAGTGAATATAAAGATGACTGTGATTGTGCATTTGAAGCACAACACACCACAAAACCGTACTAGCAATACAgcgaaacaataaataaaatgtactggTGTAAAATGTAGCTGTTGTGGACTGCAATACACTGCACACAGTTGTGTTATAGTGCTGACCAAAGCTAtccatcatttttttctttctttttaacaagTAGAATGTTATAATTTAAGGCCTCACATTCAGCTTCAAACCAAAAGCCTGTGCGACACAATTTCCATTGTGTGATgtgtaatttaaaattttatgctTGCTGTCGCTTTTTTGTAATACTGTTGTGATGCTTGTgcaaaaaaacagctgacagcAACAGCTCATGATGGAGCCCTGCACAGTACCTGGCGGTGTGTTCCCACTCTTTGAGAGGAGGGGGGATGGATCCGTTTGCATAgagcagagctgcggctaaaCACACAGAGTAGGCGGCACTTGACCCCAGTCCTGCTCCGGTCGGCAGCTCCGACCACACAGACACCGTCAAACTGGGCAGCTCactgagaaaataaatacaaaaactgtgtgtgtgcggaATTTAAATGCTGCATATATATGACTGTATATGCCTGTAAGTTATACCTCTGAACTGTAACagtacaaaaatatttatagATAACAGAAACTTGCAACCGTATCCCCAAAATGTGAACAAGCAACCTGTGAGCATCGCTAtacatttaaaatcattcttAGTTCTCATTTCCAATCAAttatcactcttttttttttgtaatatattGAGTATATTTCATTAAGTCAAGTAAATTATATGCCATATCCCCGTCTTTACAATCACGTTAACTGTCACAGTTACAGC
This sequence is a window from Archocentrus centrarchus isolate MPI-CPG fArcCen1 chromosome 9, fArcCen1, whole genome shotgun sequence. Protein-coding genes within it:
- the mvk gene encoding mevalonate kinase; the protein is MQVKDFYVSAPGKAILHGEHAVVHGKVALAVSLNLRTYLQLKATTTGKVCINLPNIDAFLCWDLSQLKQLVPYFCGKRDEVQRLDAELVKRLREFIGVTNGSLDTCNMATLSFLYLYTSLFGSGELPSLTVSVWSELPTGAGLGSSAAYSVCLAAALLYANGSIPPPLKEWEHTARWCQEDLELINSWAFQGEMIIHGNPSGVDNAVGTWGGMLRFLAGKIIPLSRVPLLRILLTNTKVPRSTKVLVAGVKDKINKFPSIMGPVLDSVDAISCTCEKVLSEMTCEPITGEHYNILEELIDINQHHLNVMGVGHPALDTLCQVTLAKGLHSKLTGAGGGGCGITLLRPETDSLIVQSTVQDLRDCGYDCWETSIGGPGVQQHSPIAIKEEILEILNHY